One window of Zalophus californianus isolate mZalCal1 chromosome 3, mZalCal1.pri.v2, whole genome shotgun sequence genomic DNA carries:
- the LOC113919646 gene encoding 60S ribosomal protein L32-like has product MAALRPLVKPKIVKKRTKKFIRHQSGRYVKIKHNWRKPRGIDNRVRRRFEGQILMPNIGYGSNKKTKHMLPSGFRKFLVHNVKELEVLLMCNKSYCAEIAHNVSSKNRKAIVERAAQLAIRVTNPNARLCSEENE; this is encoded by the coding sequence ATGGCTGCCCTCAGACCTCTGGTGAAGCCCAAGATCgttaaaaagaggaccaagaagttCATCCGGCACCAGTCAGGCCGCTATGTCAAAATTAAGCACAACTGGCGGAAACCCAGAGGCATTGACAATAGGGTGCGCAGAAGATTCGAGGGCCAGATCTTGATGCCCAACATTGGTTACgggagcaacaagaaaacaaagcacatgttgCCCAGTGGCTTCCGGAAGTTCCTAGTCCACAACGTTAAGGAGCTTGAAGTGCTGCTGATGTGCAACAAATCTTACTGTGCAGAGATTGCTCACAATGTCTCCTCCAAGAACCGCAAAGCTATTGTGGAAAGAGCAGCCCAGCTGGCAATCAGAGTCACCAATCCCAACGCCAGGCTGTGCAgcgaagaaaatgaatag